The following are from one region of the Stanieria sp. NIES-3757 genome:
- a CDS encoding Peptidoglycan glycosyltransferase: MTKSKPTNIPQRPKRIFQASSIKSSRKFQPIRLLLVWLVLVCAAFGLTTRLFYLQILNPTIIYEQAPKGKTLKQIANDQQHTLLRFYNPRRQIVDRQQNVLATDRITYDLYAHPSLFTVYSKDISPEQVAQEIAPILPNYTTEKLVQVFRERKTGIKLASDLPESVKEKISKLKIDGLDLQKRYSRFYPYEEMVAEVVGYMNRDRLPLPQAGVEYTQQQLLQRPEITKSVKRSFIGDRSIFHVGDLNPQEELLQFDDLRLQLTLDLKIQQAARNALKQQMLKYKAKRGTVIVMDVHDGAIASLVSEPTYNPNLYYKYNVELFKNWAITDLYEPGSTFKPINVAIALDAGVITPNDTFKDTGKIKVDGWEIRNHDYEDDGARGILTIPQILQHSSNVGMIQMMNRLNREDYYHHLLALGIEDKLALDIPGYTPGHLKNEIEFKVKAIEAATTSFGQGFSLTPLKLIQLHCAIANGGNLVTPHFVRGLSDVKGYLHWQPTYPIKQVFKPETTKAVLAMMESVVREKEGSGYVASLPGYRIAGKTGTAQKAVNEGGYDKKAKITSFVAMFPVEAPRYAILAVVDEPKGAYTFGSTVAAPIVKSVMEAIIAIEGIPPAQ; encoded by the coding sequence ATGACTAAATCAAAACCGACAAATATACCTCAACGACCAAAAAGAATTTTTCAAGCTTCTTCAATTAAATCTTCAAGAAAATTTCAGCCGATTAGACTATTATTAGTTTGGTTAGTTTTAGTATGTGCTGCTTTTGGATTAACGACCAGACTTTTTTATTTACAAATTTTGAATCCTACTATTATTTATGAACAAGCACCTAAAGGCAAAACTTTAAAACAAATAGCCAACGATCAACAACATACTTTATTACGTTTTTATAATCCTCGTCGTCAAATAGTAGATCGTCAACAAAATGTTTTAGCGACAGATCGAATTACTTACGATCTTTACGCTCATCCTTCTTTATTTACTGTTTATTCTAAAGATATTTCTCCTGAACAAGTAGCACAAGAAATAGCTCCAATTCTTCCTAATTACACTACCGAAAAATTAGTCCAAGTTTTTAGAGAAAGAAAAACAGGAATTAAATTAGCAAGCGATCTTCCAGAATCAGTTAAAGAAAAAATTAGTAAATTAAAAATTGATGGTTTAGATTTACAAAAACGCTATTCTCGTTTTTATCCCTATGAAGAAATGGTAGCGGAAGTAGTAGGTTATATGAATCGCGATCGCTTACCATTACCGCAAGCAGGAGTAGAATATACTCAACAACAACTTCTACAACGTCCTGAAATTACTAAATCAGTTAAACGGAGTTTTATTGGCGATCGCTCTATCTTTCATGTAGGTGATTTAAATCCTCAAGAGGAATTATTGCAATTTGACGATTTACGTTTGCAATTAACGCTCGATCTTAAGATTCAACAAGCAGCGCGCAATGCTTTAAAACAGCAAATGCTCAAATATAAAGCTAAACGCGGTACTGTAATTGTGATGGATGTCCACGATGGTGCGATCGCTTCTTTGGTTTCTGAACCTACTTATAATCCTAATCTTTACTACAAATATAATGTGGAATTGTTTAAAAATTGGGCAATTACCGATTTGTATGAACCTGGTTCGACTTTTAAACCGATTAATGTTGCGATCGCTTTAGATGCAGGGGTAATTACTCCCAATGATACCTTTAAAGATACAGGTAAAATCAAGGTTGATGGTTGGGAGATACGCAACCACGATTATGAAGACGACGGTGCGCGAGGCATTTTAACAATTCCCCAAATTCTACAGCATTCAAGTAATGTGGGTATGATTCAGATGATGAATCGTCTCAATCGAGAGGATTATTACCATCATCTTCTCGCTTTAGGAATTGAAGATAAACTAGCTTTAGATATTCCTGGTTATACTCCTGGACATCTCAAAAACGAAATAGAATTTAAAGTCAAAGCCATTGAAGCTGCTACTACCTCTTTTGGACAAGGTTTTTCTTTAACACCCTTAAAACTGATTCAATTACATTGTGCGATCGCTAATGGAGGAAATTTAGTTACACCTCATTTTGTTCGTGGTTTATCAGATGTCAAAGGCTATCTACATTGGCAACCTACTTATCCTATTAAACAAGTATTTAAACCAGAAACTACCAAAGCTGTCTTAGCGATGATGGAAAGTGTAGTTAGGGAAAAAGAAGGTAGTGGTTATGTTGCTTCTCTTCCAGGTTATCGCATTGCTGGCAAAACAGGAACTGCACAAAAAGCCGTTAATGAAGGAGGATACGACAAAAAAGCCAAAATTACCAGCTTTGTTGCTATGTTTCCCGTTGAAGCTCCCCGTTATGCGATCTTAGCTGTTGTAGATGAGCCTAAAGGCGCATATACTTTTGGTTCTACCGTAGCAGCACCTATCGTTAAATCAGTCATGGAAGCTATTATTGCGATTGAAGGAATTCCACCCGCTCAATAA
- a CDS encoding leucyl-tRNA synthetase, giving the protein MESRYNATEIEPKWQKTWAESETDRTPETPNLPKYYALSMFPYPSGSLHMGHVRNYVITDVIARLKRMQGYRVLHPMGWDAFGLPAENAAIDRGVPPAQWTYQNIDQMRSQLQQLGLSIDWDREVATCSPDYYHWTQWLFLQFFQAGLAYQKEAAVNWDPIDQTVLANEQVDSEGRSWRSGAKVERKLLKQWFFKITDYAEQLLNDLDKLTGWPDRVKLMQANWIGKSVGAYLEFPIIGIDEKIGVFTTRPDTVYGVTYVVLAPEHPLTPQVTTSDRQEAVEAFIKEVASESEIERTAEDKPKRGILTGGKAINPFNGAEIPILIADYVLYEYGTGAVMGVPAHDTRDFKFAKENNLPIQVVIVPEQTDDIGTLENAYTEPGIMVNSGEFDGTPSETGKTKIIEYAEQKGYGKARIQYRLRDWLISRQRYWGCPIPVIHCPSCGTVPVPDADLPVQLPEQVEFSGRGPSPLAKLEDWVNVPCPSCGEPAKRETDTMDTFIDSSWYFLRYSDAKNPESAFAKDKVNDWMPVDQYVGGIEHAILHLLYSRFFTKVLRDRGLLDFDEPFQRLLTQGMVQGLTYKNPTTGKYIPSAEVNPEEPKDPETGEALSVFYEKMSKSKYNGVDPQRVLAKYGADTARMFILFKAPPEKDLEWDDADVEGQFRFLNRVWTQVTEYNSSQSISSENKELTKAEKDLRRAIHTAIKEVSEDLEGEYQFNTAVSELMKLSNALKDASCKDSPVYKQGIEALVILLAPFAPHLAEELWQHLGNNNSIHHQSWLKVDPDALVVDEITLVIQIMGKTRGTIQVPANLNKVELEKYALQSEMAQRYLEGKEVKKVIVVPNKLVNFVVAK; this is encoded by the coding sequence GTGGAATCCCGATACAACGCAACAGAAATAGAACCAAAGTGGCAAAAAACCTGGGCTGAATCTGAAACAGATAGGACTCCAGAAACCCCCAATCTCCCCAAATACTATGCACTTTCGATGTTCCCCTATCCTTCGGGAAGCCTCCACATGGGACACGTGCGTAATTATGTGATTACTGATGTAATTGCTCGCTTAAAAAGAATGCAAGGTTATCGGGTACTTCATCCGATGGGTTGGGATGCCTTTGGTTTGCCCGCAGAAAATGCAGCGATAGATCGAGGTGTTCCACCAGCGCAATGGACTTACCAAAATATCGACCAAATGCGATCGCAACTACAACAGTTAGGATTATCGATAGACTGGGATCGGGAAGTTGCTACTTGTTCCCCCGATTATTATCATTGGACGCAGTGGTTGTTTTTGCAGTTTTTTCAAGCAGGATTGGCTTATCAAAAGGAAGCTGCGGTTAATTGGGATCCCATCGACCAAACTGTACTCGCTAACGAACAGGTAGATAGTGAAGGGCGTTCCTGGCGTTCTGGTGCAAAAGTCGAACGGAAATTATTAAAGCAGTGGTTTTTCAAAATTACTGATTATGCCGAACAATTACTTAACGATTTAGATAAGTTAACTGGGTGGCCCGATCGCGTAAAATTAATGCAGGCTAACTGGATTGGTAAATCAGTTGGGGCTTATTTGGAATTTCCGATTATTGGGATAGATGAGAAAATTGGGGTGTTTACGACTCGTCCCGATACTGTTTATGGTGTAACTTATGTTGTCCTCGCCCCTGAACATCCTTTAACTCCTCAAGTTACCACGAGCGATCGCCAAGAGGCTGTTGAAGCTTTTATTAAAGAAGTCGCTAGTGAGAGTGAAATTGAAAGAACTGCCGAAGATAAACCCAAACGAGGTATTTTAACAGGTGGTAAGGCGATTAATCCTTTTAATGGCGCAGAAATCCCGATTTTAATTGCCGATTACGTCCTTTACGAATACGGTACGGGGGCAGTAATGGGTGTACCCGCTCACGATACTAGGGATTTTAAATTTGCCAAGGAAAATAATTTACCCATTCAGGTTGTAATCGTTCCAGAACAAACCGACGATATTGGGACGCTAGAAAATGCTTACACCGAACCAGGAATAATGGTTAATTCTGGGGAATTTGACGGCACACCTTCAGAAACAGGCAAAACCAAAATTATTGAATATGCGGAACAAAAAGGTTATGGCAAAGCACGTATTCAATATCGTTTGAGAGATTGGTTGATTTCTCGTCAAAGATATTGGGGTTGTCCCATTCCTGTGATTCATTGTCCTAGTTGTGGTACAGTTCCCGTACCCGATGCTGATTTACCAGTTCAATTACCAGAACAAGTAGAATTTAGTGGTAGAGGACCTTCTCCTTTAGCAAAGTTGGAAGATTGGGTAAATGTACCTTGTCCTAGTTGTGGCGAACCTGCCAAACGGGAAACCGATACAATGGATACTTTTATCGATTCTTCTTGGTATTTCCTTCGTTATAGCGATGCGAAAAATCCAGAGTCAGCTTTTGCCAAAGATAAAGTCAATGACTGGATGCCCGTCGATCAATACGTCGGTGGGATCGAACACGCCATCCTTCATTTACTTTATTCTCGCTTCTTTACTAAAGTATTGCGCGATCGCGGTTTACTAGATTTTGATGAACCTTTTCAACGCCTATTAACTCAAGGCATGGTACAGGGACTTACTTATAAAAATCCCACTACAGGTAAATATATCCCCTCGGCAGAAGTTAATCCTGAAGAGCCTAAAGATCCAGAAACAGGGGAAGCTTTATCTGTCTTCTACGAGAAAATGTCTAAATCTAAATACAATGGTGTCGATCCTCAACGGGTATTAGCTAAATATGGGGCGGATACGGCACGGATGTTTATTCTGTTTAAAGCACCACCAGAAAAAGATTTAGAATGGGATGATGCCGATGTAGAAGGACAATTCCGTTTCTTAAATCGAGTTTGGACACAAGTTACCGAATATAATTCTTCTCAATCTATTTCATCTGAAAACAAAGAACTTACTAAAGCTGAAAAAGATTTACGCAGGGCAATTCATACCGCTATCAAAGAAGTTTCCGAAGATTTGGAAGGAGAATATCAGTTTAATACGGCTGTTTCTGAGTTAATGAAACTAAGTAATGCCCTCAAAGATGCATCTTGTAAAGATTCTCCTGTCTACAAACAAGGGATTGAAGCATTAGTAATTTTACTTGCACCTTTTGCCCCTCATTTAGCAGAAGAATTGTGGCAGCATCTCGGCAATAATAATTCAATCCATCATCAAAGTTGGCTTAAAGTCGATCCTGATGCTTTAGTAGTTGATGAAATTACTTTGGTAATTCAGATCATGGGTAAGACTCGCGGGACTATTCAAGTTCCTGCCAACTTAAACAAGGTTGAGTTAGAAAAATATGCCCTTCAATCAGAAATGGCTCAACGTTACTTAGAAGGAAAAGAAGTCAAAAAGGTGATTGTTGTGCCGAATAAACTTGTTAATTTTGTAGTAGCCAAATAA
- a CDS encoding homoserine kinase translates to MKQVTVIVPATTANLGAGFDCIGAALTFYNQFTFTTVETNTDLKIVVTGEEAARVSQDRDNLLYQSFTKFYHKIDRSIPKIAIEIKLGVPLARGLGSSATAIVGGLVGANQLAGNPLSNTEVMELAIEMEGHPDNVVPALLGNCQLSVGETGNWQICEIPWHQEIVPVVAIPDFELSTEEARSVLPTTISRSDAIFNISRLGLLLRGLETNRSDWLSAALADKLHQPYRQALIHGYQQVQAAAIASGAYGMVISGAGPTLLALTNPQQAKSVVSAMMEAWQEQGINSKVMILQLDTTGAKVI, encoded by the coding sequence ATGAAGCAAGTTACTGTTATTGTTCCTGCTACTACTGCTAATCTTGGTGCTGGTTTTGATTGCATTGGTGCTGCCTTAACCTTCTACAACCAATTTACTTTCACTACAGTTGAAACAAATACCGATTTAAAAATTGTTGTTACTGGAGAGGAAGCAGCAAGAGTCAGTCAAGATCGAGATAATTTACTTTATCAATCCTTTACTAAGTTTTATCACAAAATTGACCGCTCGATACCCAAAATAGCAATAGAAATCAAGTTGGGTGTACCTTTGGCTAGGGGTTTGGGTAGTTCAGCTACAGCGATAGTAGGAGGTTTGGTAGGAGCAAATCAATTAGCTGGTAATCCTTTGTCTAATACAGAAGTAATGGAATTAGCCATTGAAATGGAAGGGCATCCTGATAATGTCGTTCCTGCTTTATTGGGTAATTGTCAATTATCTGTAGGGGAAACTGGTAACTGGCAAATTTGCGAAATTCCTTGGCATCAAGAGATTGTTCCTGTAGTAGCGATACCTGATTTTGAATTGTCTACCGAAGAAGCTCGTTCGGTGCTACCAACTACAATTAGTCGCAGCGATGCTATTTTTAATATTTCTCGTCTCGGTTTGTTGTTGAGAGGTTTAGAAACAAATCGTAGTGATTGGTTAAGCGCAGCTTTAGCAGATAAATTGCATCAACCCTATCGTCAAGCATTGATTCACGGTTATCAACAAGTTCAAGCTGCTGCGATCGCGTCTGGTGCTTATGGTATGGTAATTAGTGGTGCAGGTCCTACTTTGCTTGCTTTAACTAATCCTCAACAAGCAAAAAGTGTTGTTAGTGCAATGATGGAAGCTTGGCAAGAGCAAGGAATTAATTCCAAAGTAATGATTTTGCAACTCGATACTACTGGAGCAAAAGTTATCTGA
- the ribA gene encoding GTP cyclohydrolase II / 3,4-dihydroxy-2-butanone 4-phosphate synthase: protein METPQSNFFTFDSIDAALADIKAGRAIVVVDDENRENEGDVICAAQFATPDMINFMAVEARGLICLAMTGQRLDELDLPLMVTKNTDSNQTAFTVSIDAAKHLGGSTGISAEDRARTIQIAINPASKPEDLARPGHIFPLRAKIGGVLKRAGHTEAAVDLSRLAGLYPAGVICEIQNADGSMARLPQLVEYARKHHLKLISIADLISYRLKHDRFVYRETVCKFPSQFGDFQIYAYRNVLDETEHLAIVKGNPAQFDRQPVMVRVHSECLTGDALGSLRCDCRMQLQAALKMIEAAELGVVIYLRQEGRGIGLVNKLKAYTLQDLGLDTVEANERLGFPADLRDYGMGAQMLNDLGVKKIRLITNNPRKIAGLKGYGLEIVDRVPLLIEANDYNSEYLATKAKKLGHLLLQTYLITVAINWKQEISSATARYEKLDKIRHLAQSFDLLLQEEARPVAIALFSNPALIFHLGFDQSNLAKPDWYCDCNHPYIEGIGKILDYLASWQDVQSLEFLIATGEDPMMGLQVKLDRQTFPLTQPPSQLCGKWESQIIYSFG from the coding sequence GTGGAAACGCCTCAAAGCAACTTCTTTACATTTGATTCCATTGACGCAGCTTTAGCCGATATTAAAGCCGGTCGCGCCATTGTGGTAGTTGACGATGAAAATCGCGAAAACGAAGGTGATGTCATTTGTGCAGCACAGTTTGCTACCCCAGATATGATCAACTTCATGGCAGTAGAGGCTAGAGGTTTGATTTGTTTGGCAATGACGGGACAAAGATTGGATGAACTCGATTTACCTCTGATGGTGACTAAAAATACTGATAGCAACCAAACTGCTTTTACTGTCAGTATCGATGCAGCCAAGCATTTGGGAGGAAGTACGGGTATTTCTGCTGAAGATAGAGCACGTACCATTCAAATAGCTATCAATCCAGCTAGTAAACCAGAAGATTTAGCTCGTCCTGGTCACATTTTTCCTCTGAGGGCTAAAATAGGGGGAGTTCTCAAACGGGCTGGTCATACTGAAGCTGCGGTAGATTTATCTAGATTAGCAGGACTTTATCCAGCAGGAGTAATTTGCGAAATCCAAAATGCGGATGGTTCGATGGCGCGCTTACCTCAGTTAGTAGAATATGCTCGCAAACACCATCTCAAGCTTATTAGTATTGCAGATCTGATTAGTTATCGCCTCAAACACGATCGCTTTGTCTATCGGGAAACGGTTTGTAAATTTCCCAGCCAATTTGGAGATTTTCAGATCTACGCTTATCGCAATGTTCTTGATGAAACCGAACATTTAGCCATAGTTAAAGGTAATCCTGCTCAGTTTGATCGGCAACCAGTTATGGTTAGGGTACATTCAGAATGTTTGACTGGTGATGCTTTGGGTTCACTGCGTTGCGACTGTCGGATGCAATTACAAGCTGCCTTAAAAATGATTGAAGCAGCAGAATTAGGAGTAGTAATTTATCTACGTCAGGAAGGAAGAGGAATTGGCTTAGTTAATAAGTTAAAAGCTTATACTTTACAGGATTTGGGCTTAGATACGGTAGAAGCGAACGAAAGATTAGGTTTTCCAGCTGATTTACGAGATTATGGCATGGGAGCGCAAATGCTCAACGATCTTGGCGTGAAAAAAATTCGTCTCATTACCAACAATCCTCGTAAGATTGCTGGCTTAAAAGGATATGGTTTGGAAATAGTCGATCGCGTTCCTTTGTTAATTGAAGCTAACGATTATAATTCTGAATATTTAGCCACCAAAGCCAAAAAATTAGGACATTTGTTGCTACAAACCTATCTCATCACTGTAGCCATTAATTGGAAACAAGAAATAAGCTCGGCTACAGCTAGATACGAAAAATTAGATAAAATTCGACACCTAGCTCAATCTTTCGATCTACTATTACAGGAAGAAGCTCGACCAGTTGCGATCGCATTATTTAGCAATCCTGCTTTAATTTTTCATCTCGGCTTCGATCAATCCAACCTAGCCAAACCCGACTGGTATTGTGATTGCAATCATCCTTATATAGAAGGAATCGGCAAAATTCTTGATTATCTTGCTAGTTGGCAAGATGTTCAGAGTTTAGAATTTTTAATTGCTACTGGGGAAGATCCCATGATGGGTTTACAAGTGAAGTTGGACAGACAAACTTTTCCTTTAACTCAACCACCTTCTCAACTCTGTGGTAAGTGGGAAAGTCAAATTATTTATAGCTTTGGTTGA
- a CDS encoding fructose-1,6-bisphosphatase, class II, with translation MLENTLGLEIIEVVEQAAIASAKWMGKGEKNTADQVAVEAMRERMNKIHMRGRIVIGEGERDDAPMLYIGEEVGICTQEDAKDFCNPEELIEIDIAVDPCEGTNLVAYGQPGSMAVLAISEKGGLFAAPDFYMKKLAAPPVAKGHVDINKSATENLKIISDCMGRAIEELVVVVMDRPRHKGLIQEIRSAGARVRLISDGDVSAAISCAFSGTNIHALMGIGAAPEGVISAAAMRCLGGHFQGQLIYDPEVVQTGLIGESREGNLARLNEMGINDPDKIYNAEELASGETVLFAASGITPGTLMEGVRFFKGGARTQSLVISSQSKTARFVDTVHMFEQPKNLQLK, from the coding sequence TTGCTAGAAAATACCCTTGGGCTAGAAATTATTGAGGTAGTCGAACAAGCTGCGATCGCCTCAGCTAAATGGATGGGGAAAGGTGAAAAAAACACCGCCGATCAAGTTGCAGTAGAAGCAATGCGCGAACGGATGAACAAAATCCACATGAGAGGTCGCATTGTCATCGGTGAAGGCGAACGGGATGATGCTCCCATGCTTTACATCGGGGAAGAAGTAGGCATTTGTACTCAAGAAGATGCTAAAGACTTCTGTAACCCAGAGGAATTAATTGAAATTGACATCGCAGTCGATCCCTGTGAAGGAACTAACTTAGTTGCTTACGGACAACCAGGTTCGATGGCAGTATTGGCAATTTCTGAAAAAGGTGGTTTATTTGCTGCACCAGACTTTTACATGAAAAAGCTAGCTGCACCACCCGTAGCCAAGGGTCATGTTGATATTAACAAATCAGCTACCGAAAACTTGAAAATCATCTCTGATTGTATGGGAAGAGCGATTGAAGAGTTGGTTGTGGTAGTAATGGATCGTCCTCGTCACAAAGGATTAATCCAAGAAATTCGCTCTGCTGGTGCGAGAGTAAGATTAATCAGTGATGGTGACGTTTCTGCTGCTATTTCTTGCGCTTTTTCTGGTACAAATATCCACGCTTTGATGGGAATTGGTGCTGCACCTGAAGGGGTTATTTCTGCTGCTGCTATGCGCTGTTTAGGCGGTCACTTCCAAGGACAGTTAATTTACGATCCCGAAGTAGTTCAAACAGGTTTAATTGGCGAAAGTAGAGAAGGCAATCTTGCTAGATTAAATGAAATGGGTATTAATGACCCAGACAAAATTTACAATGCTGAAGAATTAGCTAGTGGCGAAACAGTGCTGTTTGCTGCCTCTGGTATTACTCCAGGAACTTTGATGGAAGGAGTCCGTTTCTTCAAAGGTGGAGCAAGAACTCAGAGTTTAGTTATTTCTTCTCAGTCTAAAACAGCCCGTTTTGTTGATACTGTCCATATGTTTGAACAACCTAAAAATTTACAATTAAAATAA
- a CDS encoding glutamyl-tRNA reductase yields the protein MNIVVVGLSHKTAAVEIREKLSIPEAQIESAIAHLSSYPHIDEVAIISTCNRLEIYGIVKDTEQGVKEITQFLAEKGQISLLELRRHLFTLLHEDALRHLMRVASGLESLVLGEGQILAQVKNTHKLAQKYGGLGRLLDRLFKQAISTGKRVRSETSIGTGAVSISSAAVELAQIKVENIAPLKVTIIGAGKMACLLVKHLLAKGATEIAIVNRSHRRAQELADKFPEASLKLYPLSEMMSMIAFSDLVFTSTGATEPILDQAKLTEHLPTEKSLMLIDISVPRNVAADVNLLQQIQAYNVDDLKAVVAANQESRRKLAQEAEGIIEEEVENYLLWWRSLETVPTISCLRSKVETIREQELEKALSRLGTEFAEKHQEVIEALTRGIVNKILHEPMVQLRAQQDIEARRRCLQSLQMLFNLETEEQFS from the coding sequence ATGAATATTGTAGTTGTTGGTCTAAGTCATAAAACCGCAGCCGTAGAAATTCGCGAAAAACTAAGCATTCCAGAAGCACAAATCGAATCAGCGATCGCGCACTTATCGAGCTACCCTCACATTGATGAAGTAGCAATTATTAGTACTTGTAATCGTCTGGAAATTTACGGCATTGTCAAAGACACTGAGCAAGGCGTTAAAGAAATTACTCAATTCTTAGCAGAAAAAGGTCAAATCAGCCTGCTAGAATTACGCAGACACTTATTTACCTTATTACACGAAGATGCTTTACGCCATCTGATGCGAGTTGCATCGGGTTTAGAGAGTTTGGTATTAGGGGAAGGACAAATCCTTGCTCAAGTCAAAAATACCCACAAATTAGCTCAAAAATATGGGGGATTAGGACGATTATTAGATCGCTTATTTAAACAAGCTATCTCTACTGGTAAAAGAGTTCGTAGTGAAACTAGCATTGGTACAGGTGCAGTTTCAATTAGTTCTGCTGCAGTAGAATTGGCGCAAATCAAAGTAGAAAATATTGCACCACTAAAAGTCACAATTATTGGTGCTGGAAAAATGGCTTGTCTATTGGTGAAACACCTGTTAGCCAAAGGTGCAACTGAAATTGCTATTGTTAACCGTTCTCATCGTAGAGCGCAAGAGTTAGCGGATAAGTTTCCTGAAGCTAGTTTAAAACTTTATCCTCTCTCAGAAATGATGAGTATGATCGCTTTTTCCGATCTCGTTTTTACTAGCACTGGTGCGACTGAACCAATTTTAGACCAAGCCAAGCTAACAGAACATTTACCAACCGAAAAGTCTTTAATGTTGATTGATATCTCCGTACCTCGCAACGTCGCTGCGGATGTCAATCTGCTCCAACAAATTCAAGCTTATAACGTTGACGATCTTAAAGCAGTAGTCGCAGCTAATCAAGAAAGTCGTCGGAAATTAGCTCAAGAAGCAGAAGGAATCATTGAAGAAGAAGTTGAAAACTATCTACTTTGGTGGCGCTCGCTAGAAACTGTTCCAACCATTAGTTGTTTACGTAGTAAAGTAGAAACAATTCGCGAACAAGAATTAGAAAAAGCTTTATCTCGTCTCGGAACAGAATTTGCCGAAAAACATCAAGAAGTAATTGAAGCTTTAACTAGAGGAATTGTTAATAAAATTCTTCATGAACCTATGGTACAGTTAAGAGCGCAGCAAGATATCGAAGCTCGTCGTCGCTGTTTACAATCGCTTCAGATGCTGTTTAATTTAGAGACAGAAGAACAATTTAGTTAA
- a CDS encoding aspartate aminotransferase: MTNKLSRMETVQSPLIPVIGELIRQHPGTISLGQGVVAYPPPQAAIAAITKFLNNPDNHKYQAVEGIPPLIKAIAHKLATENQIEIEQNNCIVVTAGSNMAFFNAILAITEAGDEIILNAPYYFNHEMAIRIANCTPVIVPTDVNYQLQLELIAQAITSKTKAVVTISPNNPTGTVYSAQTLAQVNQLCREGFAPCSRDRGIYHISDEAYEYFTYDGVKHISPASFANSSNHTISLYSLSKAYGFASWRIGYMVIPKHLLMSVKKVQDTNLICPPVISQYAALGALEVGYSYCQPFIQEIAKVRKIVLDKLQSINNICTVNQADGAFYLFLKINSEINDFELVKKLIMDYQVAAIPGSTFGMESGCYLRIAYGSLQLDTASEGINRLIKGLNNI, translated from the coding sequence ATGACTAATAAACTTTCTCGCATGGAAACGGTACAATCTCCTTTAATTCCAGTGATTGGGGAACTAATTCGTCAACACCCAGGTACAATTTCTTTAGGACAAGGGGTAGTTGCTTATCCTCCTCCTCAAGCAGCAATTGCAGCTATAACAAAATTTTTAAATAATCCAGATAATCATAAATATCAGGCAGTAGAAGGAATACCACCTTTAATTAAAGCGATCGCACATAAATTGGCTACGGAAAATCAGATCGAAATTGAGCAAAATAACTGTATTGTGGTTACTGCTGGGAGTAATATGGCATTTTTTAATGCTATCCTCGCGATTACTGAAGCTGGTGACGAAATTATTCTAAATGCGCCTTATTATTTTAATCACGAAATGGCGATTAGAATAGCCAATTGTACTCCTGTAATTGTACCAACAGATGTCAACTATCAATTACAACTAGAATTAATCGCTCAAGCAATTACGAGTAAAACCAAAGCAGTAGTTACTATTTCTCCGAATAATCCCACAGGTACAGTCTATTCTGCCCAAACTTTAGCTCAAGTAAATCAACTTTGTCGCGAGGGGTTCGCTCCTTGCAGTCGCGATCGCGGTATTTATCATATTAGCGATGAAGCTTATGAATATTTTACTTATGATGGAGTTAAACATATTTCCCCAGCTTCTTTTGCTAATAGTAGTAATCATACTATTTCTCTCTACAGTTTATCCAAAGCTTATGGTTTTGCTTCCTGGCGTATTGGTTATATGGTGATTCCGAAGCATTTATTAATGTCGGTCAAAAAAGTTCAAGATACTAATTTAATTTGTCCGCCTGTTATTTCTCAGTATGCAGCTTTAGGAGCTTTGGAAGTTGGCTATAGTTATTGTCAACCTTTTATTCAAGAAATTGCTAAGGTTAGAAAGATAGTTTTGGATAAATTGCAAAGTATAAATAATATTTGTACTGTTAATCAGGCGGATGGTGCTTTTTATTTGTTCCTCAAGATTAATTCAGAAATTAATGATTTTGAATTGGTTAAAAAATTGATTATGGATTATCAAGTTGCTGCAATTCCTGGAAGTACTTTTGGGATGGAGAGTGGTTGTTATTTAAGAATTGCTTATGGTTCACTACAACTCGATACTGCTAGCGAAGGAATTAACAGATTAATTAAAGGATTAAATAATATTTAG